A DNA window from Coffea arabica cultivar ET-39 chromosome 6c, Coffea Arabica ET-39 HiFi, whole genome shotgun sequence contains the following coding sequences:
- the LOC140008691 gene encoding zinc finger BED domain-containing protein RICESLEEPER 2-like — protein sequence MKASGENLSDIIINCLLEWNVDKICTITMDNASTNDVVARCLQEHYSFRSALLVNRSNIQVRYWGHVLNLIVQEGLDEINDCIHRVRNAVKYIRGSAKRKLEFLYYADQESNVFFREIYRVFMLLRKTSIEDSPLLGSMAVNMLVKFEKYWLEKEPNILLSVAFVLDPRFKMKKLKTIFNKIYESYLAPYMLDRIQKTLQDLFIEYVKAYEVNCQQDITSQNEKTIGTSSNISSTAKKNYMDDFYSLDKEEDSTCSKTELDSYLEKKIYPSKADEEESFNVLDYWRTHAAKFPILSMMARDILAIPVSSVASESAFSTGGRVLNKFRSSLLPFTVEALNCAQDWIKDIPKEIDFEQEFDPNFTG from the exons ATGAAGGCATCAGGGGAGAATCTATCTGATATAATTATCAATTGCTTGCTAGAGTGGAATGTTGATAAGATATGCACCATAACTATGGATAATGCTTCAACTAATGATGTTGTTGCTAGATGCCTGCAAGAGCATTATTCATTTAGAAGTGCATTATTGGTAAATAGGAGCAATATTCAAGTTcgttattggggtcatgttctTAATTTGATTGTTCAAGAAGGATTGGATGAGATTAATGATTGTATTCATAGGGTTAGGAATGCAGTGAAATATATTAGAGGATCTGCTAAGAGAAAACTTGAGTTTCTATACTATGCTGACCAGGAAT CTAATGTGTTTTTTCGTGAAATTTACCGTGTGTTCATGTTATTAAGGAAAACTTCTATAGAGGACAGCCCACTTCTTGGAAGTATGGCAGTGAACATGTTGGTGAAATTTGAGAAATATTGGCTAGAAAAAGAGCCAAATATCTTGCTATCTGTTGCTTTTGTTTTAGATCCCAggtttaaaatgaaaaaattgaagacCATCTTTAATAAGATTTATGAGAGCTATTTAGCACCATATATGCTAGATCGTATTCAAAAAACACTTCAGGATCTTTTCATTGAGTATGTAAAGGCTTATGAAGTGAATTGTCAGCAGGATATAACTTCACAAAACGAAAAAACTATAGGGACAAGCAGCAACATTTCTTCCACAGCAAAGAAGAATTACATGGATGATTTTTATAGTCTTGACAAGGAAGAAGATAGTACTTGTAGCAAGACAGAGTTGGACTCTTATTTGGAGAAAAAGATATATCCAAGCAAGGCCGATGAAGAAGAATcatttaatgtattggattatTGGAGAACTCATGCAGCCAAATTTCCAATATTGTCCATGATGGCAAGAGACATTTTAGCTATTCCTGTTTCTTCAGTTGCATCTGAGAGTGCTTTCAGTACAGGAGGACGTGTTTTGAATAAGTTTCGTAGCTCATTATTACCCTTCACTGTTGAAGCATTAAATTGTGCTCAAGATTGGATTAAAGATATACCTAAGGAAATTGATTTTGAACAAGAATTTGATCCTAATTTTACTGGTTAG